A genome region from Rhodopseudomonas boonkerdii includes the following:
- a CDS encoding branched-chain amino acid ABC transporter permease, protein MIAMIERRAVLALGLLCLCAVALPFFVSTYYVQFATKALLFGVLAMSLNLVVGYGGLVSLCHAAFFGLAGYILALVTPKYDPVSLWMTLPLAIIAAGTAAAIIGALALRTRGVYFIMVTLAFGEMLFYLFHDSKFSGGSDGIFINFKPTADIGGWSLLNLEDATSFYLVVVGMTALVLVLLHGLVNSPFGRALAASKDNERRARALGFPVFRIRLTAFVISGMIAGAAGYFSAAQFGFVAPQTLGWHLSAIVLVMVLIGGLNSVPGPLVGALVLTGLEEILKGVTEHWKLAEGIIVIVIVLAMPNGLDRVLSLLRPQAEPVVGAKPVTEASHG, encoded by the coding sequence ATGATTGCAATGATCGAGAGACGCGCCGTTCTAGCTCTGGGTCTGCTCTGTCTTTGCGCGGTGGCTTTGCCGTTCTTCGTATCGACATACTATGTGCAGTTCGCCACCAAGGCCCTCTTGTTCGGCGTCCTCGCGATGTCCCTTAACCTGGTTGTCGGATATGGCGGGCTGGTAAGCCTGTGCCATGCGGCTTTCTTCGGGCTTGCAGGATACATCCTGGCTCTGGTCACGCCCAAATATGATCCGGTTTCGCTGTGGATGACCTTGCCCTTGGCGATCATCGCAGCCGGCACCGCGGCGGCGATTATCGGGGCGTTGGCTCTACGCACCCGGGGCGTCTACTTCATCATGGTCACGTTGGCCTTCGGCGAGATGTTGTTTTACCTATTCCACGACAGCAAATTTTCGGGTGGCTCCGACGGCATCTTCATCAATTTCAAGCCTACGGCGGATATCGGCGGCTGGTCACTCCTTAATCTGGAGGACGCGACGTCATTCTATCTCGTTGTCGTTGGAATGACGGCGCTTGTGCTGGTGCTGCTGCACGGGCTGGTAAATTCTCCATTCGGCCGAGCTCTTGCCGCGTCCAAGGACAATGAACGACGTGCTCGCGCGCTCGGCTTTCCAGTGTTCCGGATCAGGCTCACGGCATTCGTCATTTCTGGAATGATCGCAGGAGCCGCCGGTTACTTCTCTGCCGCGCAGTTCGGATTCGTCGCACCGCAGACGCTAGGCTGGCACCTATCCGCAATCGTGTTGGTGATGGTGTTGATCGGAGGACTCAACTCGGTGCCGGGGCCCTTGGTGGGCGCTCTTGTCTTGACCGGCTTGGAAGAGATTCTCAAAGGCGTTACCGAGCATTGGAAGCTGGCCGAAGGCATCATTGTGATTGTCATCGTGCTAGCGATGCCGAACGGTCTGGACAGGGTGCTGTCGCTGCTTCGACCGCAAGCGGAGCCCGTTGTGGGAGCTAAGCCGGTGACGGAGGCCAGTCATGGCTGA
- a CDS encoding ABC transporter ATP-binding protein, with protein sequence MAESPHCVFRAVSLTKRFGGLVAVNDVSVDLHMGEIHAVIGPNGAGKSTLINLLSGDLLPTSGEIRSGDHDLTHFPPDKRALKGIGRSFQKTTIFPRFTARENVRLAAQSHMPTALKMWGRTDADSVVRQATQQALVRTGLSARAGIIAANLSHGEQRQLEIAMVLATGPRVVLLDEPLAGMGHAEARNMIALIAAMRHDCAVLVVEHDMDAVFELADRLTVMADGRVIASGLPQDVRSNAAVRVAYLGEDEGAA encoded by the coding sequence ATGGCTGAGAGTCCGCATTGCGTGTTCCGTGCCGTCAGCTTGACCAAGCGGTTCGGTGGGCTCGTGGCCGTCAATGACGTGTCGGTCGATTTGCACATGGGCGAAATTCACGCAGTGATCGGTCCGAATGGGGCAGGCAAATCGACCTTGATCAACCTGCTCTCCGGAGATCTGTTGCCGACATCCGGCGAGATCCGCTCCGGCGACCACGATCTCACGCATTTTCCGCCGGACAAGCGCGCGCTTAAGGGAATCGGGCGCTCTTTCCAGAAGACGACGATCTTTCCTCGGTTCACCGCGCGGGAAAACGTACGTCTAGCGGCGCAGTCGCATATGCCGACCGCTTTGAAGATGTGGGGACGCACGGATGCGGACTCCGTTGTCCGACAGGCGACGCAACAGGCTCTGGTCAGGACCGGTCTTTCAGCCCGCGCCGGCATCATCGCAGCGAATCTATCGCACGGCGAACAACGCCAGCTTGAGATTGCCATGGTTCTCGCGACCGGACCACGCGTGGTGTTGCTTGATGAGCCCCTTGCCGGAATGGGACATGCGGAAGCAAGGAACATGATAGCCCTCATCGCTGCGATGAGGCACGACTGCGCCGTTCTCGTCGTCGAGCACGATATGGATGCGGTGTTCGAATTGGCGGATCGGCTCACGGTCATGGCCGACGGAAGGGTCATTGCCAGCGGATTGCCTCAGGACGTGCGCTCAAATGCGGCCGTCCGGGTCGCGTATCTCGGCGAAGACGAGGGGGCTGCATGA
- a CDS encoding ABC transporter ATP-binding protein, translating into MTSLLSVSQLQAFYGLGQVLHGLDLRVGRGEQVALVGRNGMGKTTLLRSLMGLVADRRGQILLGGQDISRAKVETIARAGVALVPEGRGIFGSLSVAENLVMTARPGVGGNRSWTLKRIYDLFPRLHARRSNGGHQLSGGEQQMLSIGRALMTNPDLLLIDEATEGLAPLIARDIWTTLDVIREEGVASIVVDKDFRSLSKIADRIVVLSKGNVVFNDSPSVLAQQPQMLALHLGL; encoded by the coding sequence ATGACATCGCTTCTCAGCGTAAGCCAGCTACAGGCATTTTACGGCCTGGGACAGGTCCTGCATGGGCTGGATCTGCGCGTCGGGCGCGGTGAGCAAGTTGCGTTGGTCGGGCGCAACGGAATGGGAAAGACGACACTTCTGCGATCACTCATGGGGCTGGTTGCGGATCGCCGTGGTCAGATACTCCTGGGTGGACAGGACATCTCGCGGGCGAAAGTGGAAACGATCGCGCGCGCGGGAGTGGCGCTCGTCCCGGAAGGTCGCGGAATCTTCGGATCCTTATCCGTCGCCGAAAACCTCGTAATGACGGCTCGGCCGGGCGTAGGCGGAAACCGGTCATGGACGCTGAAACGGATCTACGACCTGTTTCCTCGGCTGCATGCGCGGCGAAGCAATGGAGGTCATCAGTTGTCCGGCGGCGAGCAGCAGATGCTCTCGATCGGGCGGGCATTGATGACCAATCCAGACCTGCTGCTGATCGATGAGGCGACCGAAGGCCTCGCGCCACTGATTGCTCGAGACATCTGGACAACGCTCGATGTGATCCGCGAGGAAGGGGTCGCAAGCATTGTCGTGGACAAGGATTTTCGGTCGTTGTCAAAAATCGCCGACCGCATCGTAGTGTTGTCGAAAGGGAATGTCGTCTTCAACGACAGTCCATCCGTGCTGGCGCAGCAACCGCAAATGCTCGCCCTTCACCTCGGGCTCTGA
- a CDS encoding helix-turn-helix transcriptional regulator produces MADPEAAELEFLEQLGNRVRTMRGLRGMSRKVLSSASGLSERYIAQLEAGQGNVSIVLLRRVSAAMGAHLEDIIPSADMSPDSLVIRDLIRNATPQQIAKAKEVLSGHGIPRHAGIALIGLRGAGKSTLGRLLAESIGWKFIELNKEIEKQSELSVAEILALYGQEGFRRKEQEALAHLLAQRDPIVLATGGGIVSEPVTFDLVLSSFYTVWLRAKPEEHMGRVRKQGDLRPMADNRSAMEELRTILLSREPLYARAAAEVDTAGLTIDKAAEKLRKAIAPALDRGSLASLPRTAAGR; encoded by the coding sequence ATGGCGGATCCCGAAGCGGCGGAGCTCGAATTTCTCGAACAGCTAGGCAATCGCGTGCGCACGATGCGCGGTCTGCGCGGCATGTCGCGCAAGGTCCTGTCGTCCGCATCGGGTCTTTCCGAGCGTTACATTGCGCAACTTGAAGCCGGACAAGGCAATGTCTCGATTGTCCTTCTGCGCCGGGTATCCGCAGCAATGGGAGCGCATCTCGAAGACATCATTCCGTCCGCCGATATGTCGCCGGACTCGCTCGTGATCCGCGACCTCATTCGGAACGCAACACCGCAGCAGATCGCCAAAGCGAAAGAGGTCCTCTCGGGACACGGCATCCCGCGTCATGCAGGCATTGCGTTGATCGGCCTTCGCGGAGCAGGCAAATCGACGCTTGGGCGCTTGCTGGCCGAAAGCATCGGCTGGAAATTCATCGAACTCAATAAGGAGATTGAGAAGCAAAGCGAACTGTCAGTCGCCGAAATCCTCGCTCTATACGGACAGGAAGGTTTCCGGCGCAAGGAGCAGGAGGCTCTAGCCCATCTATTGGCACAGCGCGACCCGATCGTACTCGCTACGGGCGGCGGCATTGTCTCGGAGCCTGTGACGTTCGATCTGGTCCTGTCGTCGTTCTACACAGTCTGGCTCCGCGCCAAGCCCGAAGAGCACATGGGTCGCGTCCGGAAACAAGGCGATCTGCGCCCGATGGCCGACAATCGCTCCGCCATGGAAGAACTCCGTACGATCCTGCTCAGCCGCGAACCGCTCTATGCGCGTGCTGCGGCCGAAGTCGATACGGCGGGCCTCACCATCGATAAGGCCGCCGAGAAGCTTCGGAAAGCCATCGCGCCAGCGCTCGATCGCGGCTCCCTAGCCTCACTGCCACGGACGGCAGCAGGTCGGTGA
- a CDS encoding benzoate-CoA ligase family protein — translation MSPAAYPGMRAPNTVNTDGPYNAVTYLLDRNVEEGRGGKVAFQDPTRKLTYGELQSQSRRFANLLRRMGVRREERIALIMLDTVDFPVAFLGAIRAGVVPVPLNTLLTTEQYAYILADCRARVLFVSEPLLASVRDVIGRMPDLDHVVVAGGDAAGCLRFDDELAREADDFVTARTHPDEPAFWLYSSGSTGMPKGVRHLHASLEATAETYAKCVLGIREDDVGLSAAKLFFAYGLGNALTFPMSVGASTILNPERPTPAVMFDLIRRHDPSIFFGVPTLFASMLNDATFKDVPRTKRLRICTSAGEALPEMVGKNWRERFGVDILDGVGSTELLHIFLTNAPGDVKYGTSGRAVPGYQVRLIDDAGRDVADGEIGELIVNAPSAAEGYWNQRSKSRQTFEGGWTRTGDKYQRDADGRYTYCGRSDDMFKVSGIWVSPFEVESALISHPDVLEAAVVPAEDGEGLLKPKAFIVARPGADLTSLNESLKEHVKKSVGPWKYPRWIEVLESLPKTATGKIQRFKLRATS, via the coding sequence ATGAGTCCCGCAGCATATCCGGGCATGCGCGCGCCGAACACCGTCAATACGGATGGGCCGTACAACGCCGTCACGTATCTGCTCGACCGGAACGTGGAGGAGGGCCGGGGAGGCAAGGTCGCCTTCCAGGACCCGACGCGAAAACTGACATATGGCGAGTTGCAAAGCCAAAGCCGCCGCTTCGCCAATCTGTTGCGCCGGATGGGCGTGAGACGTGAGGAGCGCATAGCGCTTATCATGCTCGACACCGTCGACTTCCCGGTTGCCTTTCTTGGGGCGATCCGTGCCGGGGTTGTCCCCGTGCCGTTGAATACGCTGCTGACGACCGAGCAATACGCCTACATACTGGCGGACTGTCGCGCACGCGTTCTTTTCGTTTCAGAGCCACTACTTGCATCTGTCAGGGATGTCATCGGCCGGATGCCGGACCTTGATCATGTCGTCGTCGCAGGCGGCGACGCAGCCGGCTGTCTTCGCTTTGATGATGAACTCGCTCGAGAAGCGGACGATTTCGTCACAGCAAGAACTCATCCGGACGAGCCTGCCTTCTGGTTGTACTCATCCGGCTCCACGGGGATGCCGAAGGGTGTTCGCCATCTGCATGCGAGCCTTGAGGCGACCGCCGAAACATATGCAAAGTGCGTTCTCGGCATTCGCGAAGACGACGTCGGGCTGTCGGCAGCGAAGCTCTTCTTTGCCTACGGTCTCGGTAACGCGCTGACTTTCCCGATGTCGGTTGGTGCGTCTACCATTCTCAACCCGGAGAGGCCGACTCCGGCAGTGATGTTCGATCTCATCCGCAGACATGACCCGAGCATCTTTTTCGGTGTTCCGACGCTCTTCGCTTCGATGCTGAACGACGCGACGTTCAAAGATGTGCCGCGAACGAAACGTTTGAGGATATGCACCTCGGCGGGTGAGGCGCTGCCGGAAATGGTCGGCAAAAACTGGCGAGAGCGCTTCGGTGTGGACATTCTCGATGGCGTCGGCTCCACGGAACTTCTTCACATTTTTCTCACCAACGCACCTGGCGACGTCAAATACGGCACGTCCGGGCGCGCAGTGCCCGGCTATCAAGTCCGTCTGATCGATGACGCGGGCCGGGATGTGGCCGATGGCGAGATCGGCGAGCTCATCGTCAACGCACCATCGGCCGCAGAAGGATATTGGAATCAGCGCAGCAAGAGCCGTCAGACGTTCGAAGGCGGATGGACACGGACGGGAGACAAGTATCAGCGCGATGCGGACGGACGTTACACCTACTGCGGCCGCTCCGACGATATGTTCAAGGTCTCAGGCATCTGGGTGTCGCCCTTCGAAGTGGAGAGCGCGCTGATCTCACATCCCGACGTTCTGGAGGCAGCGGTGGTCCCGGCGGAGGATGGCGAGGGGCTGCTCAAACCCAAGGCTTTCATCGTGGCAAGGCCTGGCGCCGATCTGACGTCTTTGAACGAAAGCCTGAAGGAGCACGTGAAAAAGAGCGTGGGGCCATGGAAGTATCCTCGTTGGATCGAGGTGCTGGAAAGCTTGCCAAAGACGGCCACCGGAAAAATACAGCGTTTCAAACTGAGGGCAACTTCGTAA
- a CDS encoding alpha/beta fold hydrolase, translated as MTLQPQGTLEIDDARLEYLMLGPSPENAPTIVMLHEGLGSAALWHEYPQKLQEATGAGVFVYSRAGYGASSPAELPRPLDFMHREALDVLPKVLDRIGFRRGLLLGHSDGASIATIYVGGVQDHRVRGLILIAPHFVNEDICVEAIRNTKARFDTDDLRQRLSRWHANVDNAFNGWADVWLNPDFRDFDISEYLAYVRVPISIVQGASDPYGSLRHVRIAEEECYCPVEATILERTGHSPQREAAVSTLRATAEFANRLLKTHGEAALQAA; from the coding sequence ATGACACTACAGCCCCAAGGCACGCTCGAAATCGACGATGCCCGGCTCGAGTATCTGATGCTTGGTCCGAGCCCGGAGAACGCCCCAACCATCGTCATGCTTCACGAAGGGCTGGGGTCGGCAGCTCTGTGGCACGAGTACCCCCAGAAACTCCAGGAGGCGACGGGCGCTGGCGTCTTCGTCTATTCGCGTGCCGGATACGGCGCTTCATCTCCCGCCGAGCTTCCCCGGCCACTTGACTTTATGCACCGCGAGGCTCTGGACGTGCTTCCGAAGGTGCTAGACCGTATCGGCTTCCGCAGAGGCCTCTTGCTCGGTCATTCGGACGGCGCCTCAATCGCGACGATCTATGTGGGAGGTGTGCAGGATCACCGCGTGCGCGGTTTGATTTTGATTGCGCCCCATTTTGTCAATGAGGATATCTGTGTCGAAGCCATCCGCAATACAAAAGCCAGGTTCGACACAGACGACCTGCGGCAGCGTCTCTCCCGCTGGCACGCCAATGTCGACAACGCCTTCAACGGATGGGCCGACGTCTGGCTGAACCCGGACTTCCGGGACTTCGATATCTCCGAGTATCTCGCTTACGTGCGCGTGCCGATCTCGATCGTGCAGGGGGCCAGCGATCCCTATGGCTCGCTGCGTCACGTCCGGATCGCAGAAGAGGAATGCTACTGCCCCGTCGAAGCCACGATTCTTGAGAGGACGGGGCATTCGCCACAACGGGAGGCGGCTGTTTCGACGCTTCGCGCAACAGCTGAATTTGCCAACCGCCTTCTGAAGACACACGGCGAGGCCGCTCTTCAAGCTGCTTGA
- the boxC gene encoding 2,3-epoxybenzoyl-CoA dihydrolase: MGAEPRKLANGSAIIDFQTEPSKYRHWKLELAGDAATLVMDVDENGGLFEGYQLKLNSYDLGVDIELADAVQRLRFEHPEVKVVILKSGKNRVFCAGANIRMLAGATHAHKVNFCKFTNETRNGIEDSSENSGQRFICVVNGTAAGGGYELALAADHIILADDGSAAVALPEVPLLAVLPGTGGLTRVVDKRKVRRDHADFFCTIEEGIKGKRAVQWRLVDETVPNSKLDAKVAERAQQFASTSKRGGEGSGITLTPITREFIPDGIRYEYVSVDINREQRTATITLRAPDAPAPGDVASMVEQGAKFWSLQVCRELDDAILHLRINELETAMLVFKSIGERDRVKEYDEFLAMHADYWLVNEIRHYWKRVLKRIDVTSRTLVTLVEPGSCFVGTLAELIFASDRSYMLIGERQGDNRAPAEIVLTAANFGPYPMCNGLTRLESRFLGDAASLDVVKGRTGEAIGAEAAEELGLVTFALDDIDWDDEVRVFLEERTSFSPDSLTGMEANLRFVGPETMESKIFARLTAWQNWIFQRPNAVGEHGALQRYGTGERAEFDMTRV; the protein is encoded by the coding sequence ATGGGTGCGGAACCCCGCAAACTCGCCAATGGCTCTGCAATCATCGATTTTCAAACTGAGCCATCCAAGTATCGCCACTGGAAACTTGAACTGGCCGGTGACGCCGCCACGCTGGTGATGGATGTTGATGAGAACGGCGGCCTGTTCGAGGGGTATCAGCTCAAGCTGAATTCCTATGACCTCGGCGTCGATATCGAATTGGCCGATGCCGTTCAGCGGCTGCGTTTCGAACATCCCGAAGTGAAAGTTGTCATCCTGAAGTCCGGGAAGAACCGCGTGTTCTGTGCCGGCGCCAACATTCGGATGCTCGCCGGCGCGACCCATGCGCATAAAGTGAACTTCTGTAAGTTCACCAACGAGACGCGCAACGGAATCGAGGACTCCAGCGAGAATTCCGGCCAGCGCTTCATCTGCGTCGTGAACGGAACCGCCGCAGGCGGCGGTTACGAGCTCGCCTTGGCGGCGGATCACATCATCCTGGCCGACGACGGATCGGCGGCCGTCGCCCTGCCGGAGGTGCCTCTCCTTGCGGTCCTGCCCGGAACCGGCGGTCTCACGCGCGTCGTGGATAAGCGCAAGGTTCGCCGCGATCACGCGGATTTCTTCTGCACGATCGAAGAAGGCATCAAGGGCAAGCGCGCGGTGCAATGGCGCCTCGTTGATGAAACGGTGCCGAATTCCAAATTGGACGCTAAGGTCGCTGAACGGGCGCAGCAGTTCGCGTCGACCTCCAAGCGCGGCGGCGAGGGGAGCGGCATTACGCTGACGCCGATCACGCGCGAGTTTATTCCCGACGGTATTCGCTACGAATACGTGTCGGTTGACATCAATCGCGAGCAACGGACGGCAACGATCACGCTTCGCGCGCCCGACGCGCCGGCGCCAGGCGACGTTGCTTCAATGGTGGAGCAGGGCGCCAAGTTTTGGTCATTGCAGGTGTGCCGCGAGCTCGATGATGCGATCCTGCATCTGCGTATCAATGAACTCGAGACTGCGATGCTCGTGTTCAAGTCGATCGGCGAGCGTGATCGCGTCAAGGAGTACGATGAATTCCTGGCGATGCATGCTGATTATTGGTTGGTCAACGAGATCAGGCATTACTGGAAACGCGTACTGAAGCGGATCGACGTGACCTCGCGCACGCTCGTTACGCTGGTCGAGCCCGGCTCCTGTTTCGTCGGAACGCTTGCCGAACTGATCTTTGCCTCGGACCGCTCGTACATGTTGATCGGCGAGAGGCAGGGCGACAACCGCGCTCCGGCGGAGATCGTTCTGACGGCTGCGAACTTCGGGCCTTATCCGATGTGCAATGGCCTTACCCGACTCGAATCACGCTTCCTGGGCGACGCGGCAAGTCTTGATGTGGTGAAGGGCCGAACCGGTGAGGCTATCGGCGCAGAAGCTGCGGAAGAACTCGGCCTGGTCACCTTCGCGCTCGACGACATCGACTGGGACGACGAAGTGCGCGTGTTCCTTGAGGAACGGACCTCGTTCTCTCCGGATAGCCTCACCGGCATGGAAGCCAATCTGCGCTTCGTTGGTCCGGAAACGATGGAGTCGAAAATTTTCGCACGCCTGACTGCCTGGCAGAACTGGATTTTCCAGCGTCCGAATGCAGTCGGCGAGCACGGCGCTCTGCAACGCTACGGCACTGGTGAACGGGCCGAATTCGACATGACGCGCGTCTGA